In the genome of Rhodoplanes sp. Z2-YC6860, one region contains:
- the modA gene encoding molybdate ABC transporter substrate-binding protein produces the protein MNTVKLSQLTPWLGKSVPEIRIVSTTAMKTSIDELAPIFERETGHKTSFSFGPSQRITRQVSEGEQNDVTITSDHGLESLIKQGRIVAGTRADLASSPMALAVQKGAKRPDISSAEKFKEALLAAKSLGMSNPVGGGQSGKNLEAIFDKLGITEAMKAKSTYGPGGPAGLIGFYLLRKEVEIGIQQLPELMAVSGIDIIGPLPPDIQSMTVFSAGISTAAKEPEAAKALIRFLTTPTAKALFKSKGMDVS, from the coding sequence ATGAATACGGTCAAACTGTCGCAACTAACGCCATGGCTGGGGAAAAGCGTGCCGGAAATCAGGATCGTCAGCACCACCGCAATGAAGACCTCGATCGACGAACTCGCGCCGATCTTCGAGCGCGAGACCGGTCATAAAACGTCGTTCTCGTTCGGGCCGTCGCAGCGCATCACCCGGCAAGTGTCGGAGGGCGAACAAAACGACGTGACCATCACCTCCGACCACGGGCTCGAGAGCCTTATCAAGCAGGGCCGCATCGTCGCAGGCACGCGCGCCGATCTGGCGAGCTCGCCGATGGCGCTCGCCGTGCAGAAGGGCGCGAAGCGTCCCGACATCTCGTCGGCGGAAAAATTCAAGGAGGCGCTGCTCGCCGCAAAATCGCTCGGCATGAGCAATCCGGTCGGCGGCGGCCAGAGCGGCAAGAACCTGGAGGCCATCTTCGACAAGCTCGGCATCACCGAGGCGATGAAGGCGAAAAGCACCTACGGCCCCGGCGGCCCGGCCGGACTGATCGGCTTCTACCTGTTGCGAAAAGAGGTCGAGATCGGCATCCAGCAGCTTCCGGAGCTCATGGCAGTGTCGGGCATCGACATCATCGGCCCGCTGCCGCCGGACATTCAATCGATGACGGTGTTCTCCGCGGGCATTTCGACTGCGGCGAAGGAACCTGAAGCCGCGAAGGCGCTGATCAGGTTTCTCACCACGCCGACGGCCAAGGCGCTGTTCAAATCGAAGGGCATGGATGTGAGTTGA
- the modA gene encoding molybdate ABC transporter substrate-binding protein: protein MRRLAIAIVTLFIAAGGAQAAEIKALISTAMKAPFQEIAAQFEKATGHKVIATFGPTGPLTKRIADGEAADMVILGGENTATLIKEGKIAAGSKADVARGMIGAGVAKGAPKPDISSEASFKAALLSAKAVAVTDPAGGGSSGVYFSKLFEKMGLTEALKPKLKLAAGGPNGYAATFVIKGEADFAMQPIPELMAVPGIEIVGPLPGAFQNVTIYSAGIPTSAKEVETAKALIKALTDPSAAAIYKSKGLEPG, encoded by the coding sequence ATGCGACGGCTCGCGATCGCCATCGTCACTCTGTTCATTGCTGCAGGCGGCGCTCAAGCCGCCGAAATCAAGGCATTGATCTCCACGGCCATGAAGGCGCCGTTCCAGGAGATCGCCGCACAATTCGAAAAGGCCACCGGTCACAAGGTGATCGCGACCTTCGGACCGACCGGACCGCTGACCAAACGCATCGCTGACGGCGAAGCGGCCGACATGGTGATCCTCGGCGGCGAGAACACGGCGACGCTGATCAAGGAAGGCAAGATCGCGGCCGGCAGCAAAGCCGACGTGGCGCGCGGCATGATCGGCGCGGGTGTCGCCAAGGGCGCGCCCAAGCCGGACATTTCGTCGGAGGCCAGCTTCAAGGCCGCGCTCCTCTCGGCGAAAGCCGTCGCGGTGACTGATCCGGCCGGTGGCGGCAGCAGCGGCGTCTACTTTTCCAAGCTGTTCGAAAAGATGGGACTTACCGAAGCGCTGAAACCGAAGCTCAAGCTCGCGGCGGGCGGACCGAACGGCTATGCGGCGACCTTCGTTATCAAAGGCGAAGCCGACTTCGCCATGCAGCCGATCCCCGAGCTCATGGCGGTGCCGGGCATCGAGATCGTCGGTCCCCTGCCCGGCGCATTTCAGAACGTCACGATCTACAGCGCGGGCATTCCCACAAGCGCGAAGGAAGTCGAGACCGCGAAAGCGCTGATCAAGGCGCTGACCGACCCGTCCGCAGCCGCGATCTACAAATCCAAGGGTCTCGAACCCGGTTGA
- a CDS encoding molybdate ABC transporter substrate-binding protein, with protein MRKLLAALALGLMIAPATAADIDAFVSTAIKAATDEILPGFERDNGHTIHASYAPSGALVPRFLRGEPVDIFLTDAPALDELIKQGKIAGGRIDLVRTGIGIAVKKGAPKPDVSTPEALKRALLNAKSIGHASTAGGSITGGHVQWVFRQLGIADEFAPKVKLSMGGPNSRVSVLVSSGQVEIGLQQASELYDNPDVEVIGMLPAPLQQTTQYSAGITSNAKQPEAAKAMIQALTTSQAKAIYKAKGLEPN; from the coding sequence ATGCGCAAGCTTCTCGCCGCACTCGCGCTCGGTCTGATGATCGCTCCTGCGACGGCCGCGGACATCGACGCTTTCGTCTCGACCGCCATCAAGGCCGCGACCGACGAGATCCTGCCGGGCTTCGAGCGCGACAACGGCCACACCATCCACGCGAGCTACGCGCCATCCGGCGCGCTGGTGCCGCGGTTCCTGCGCGGCGAGCCGGTCGACATTTTTCTCACCGATGCGCCGGCGCTCGATGAGCTGATCAAGCAGGGCAAGATCGCGGGCGGCCGCATCGATCTCGTGCGCACCGGCATCGGCATTGCGGTGAAGAAGGGCGCGCCGAAGCCCGACGTCTCGACACCGGAGGCGCTGAAGCGCGCGCTGCTCAATGCCAAGAGCATCGGCCACGCCTCGACCGCCGGCGGCAGCATCACCGGCGGTCATGTGCAGTGGGTGTTCCGCCAGCTCGGCATCGCCGACGAGTTTGCGCCGAAGGTGAAGCTGTCGATGGGCGGACCGAACAGCCGCGTCAGCGTGCTGGTGTCGAGCGGCCAAGTCGAGATCGGGTTGCAGCAGGCCTCGGAGCTTTACGACAATCCCGATGTCGAGGTGATCGGCATGCTGCCCGCGCCACTGCAGCAGACCACGCAATATTCCGCGGGCATCACATCGAACGCAAAACAGCCCGAAGCCGCCAAGGCCATGATCCAAGCGCTCACGACGTCGCAAGCCAAAGCCATCTACAAAGCCAAAGGGCTCGAACCGAACTGA